The following proteins come from a genomic window of Aspergillus luchuensis IFO 4308 DNA, chromosome 3, nearly complete sequence:
- a CDS encoding uncharacterized protein (SECRETED:SignalP(1-25)), giving the protein MANSAGVRNVWGGGCLISAIALSAATMPLQDHGKERIHRDRINAKIVNARCQRCCTHARNTQKSAKWPQQACTPPRATTAVGRPTRTDHEWELCACICCSQSRCGPVQPTVLVAQSSRLPG; this is encoded by the coding sequence ATGGCCAATTCGGCCGGCGTGCGCAACGtgtggggtggtggatgtctAATCTCTGCCATTGCGCTTAGCGCCGCCACCATGCCGCTTCAAGACCATGGCAAGGAACGGATCCACCGAGACCGGATCAACGCGAAAATTGTCAACGCAAGATGCCAACGCTGTTGCACTCATGCGCGCAACACGCAGAAATCGGCGAAATGGCCGCAACAGGCATGTACCCCACCCAGGGCCACCACAGCCGTCGGCCGCCCAACGCGGACTGACCACGAGTGGGAACTCTGCGCGTGCATCTGCTGTTCGCAGAGTCGATGCGGTCCTGTTCAACCGACGGTCCTCGTTGCACAGAGCAGTCGGCTTCCCGGGTAG
- a CDS encoding uncharacterized protein (InterPro:IPR000210,IPR030608,IPR011333;~go_function: GO:0005515 - protein binding [Evidence IEA]), with protein MAPTGFFKLKRHNNWKQKWGENGPKEQTDAVIVVGNVRIPVHNTIIAAGSRYYRQWLAVRPQKTEIPEIQLSHNLESGNVHTAWRVIELLYCQSYTLKPCPLVNQPGDCFLNAPAYTSHVGKETNNRQDDRGHLERRAAVYQLAEYLGLPQDLQDIAFDYYRRAIEKEWEVDDLLNSINVILKPVLELDTLQSTQKDELQESRIVDLMFYHLHKRRILFKDDRLLSLHLQSCSVFLDIFVRSWTNFRGN; from the coding sequence ATGGCTCCCACCGGGTTCTTCAAGCTCAAAAGGCATAATAATTGGAAACAGAAATGGGGAGAAAACGGTCCAAAGGAGCAGACAGATGCTGTGATCGTTGTGGGCAACGTCAGAATACCGGTACATAATACGATAATTGCGGCCGGAAGTCGATATTATCGCCAATGGCTCGCCGTTCGTCCGCAGAAGACCGAAATCCCAGAGATACAACTCTCACATAACTTGGAAAGCGGCAACGTCCACACAGCTTGGAGAGTGATAGAGCTGCTATACTGCCAGAGCTACACACTAAAACCTTGCCCTCTTGTGAATCAGCCAGGTGATTGCTTCCTTAATGCTCCTGCATATACCAGTCATGTGGGGAAGGAGACTAATAACCGACAAGACGATAGAGGACACCTAGAACGAAGAGCCGCTGTCTATCAGCTGGCGGAATACCTTGGCTTGCCGCAGGATTTGCAGGACATCGCGTTCGACTACTATCGAAGAGCGATCGAAAAGGAATGGGAGGTTGATGATCTACTAAACTCAATAAACGTGATACTGAAGCCGGTTCTTGAGCTAGACACTCTACAGTCTACTCAGAAGGATGAGCTGCAGGAGAGCCGGATTGTGGATTTGATGTTCTATCATCTCCATAAGAGGCGGATTTTGTTCAAGGACGACCGTCTCCTCAGCTTGCATCTGCAATCATGCTCAGTATTCCTGGACATTTTCGTTCGTTCCTGGACAAATTTTCGTGGCAACTGA
- the AIM9_1 gene encoding phosphotransferase enzyme (COG:S;~EggNog:ENOG410PIY2;~InterPro:IPR011009,IPR002575;~PFAM:PF01636): MPHRDTDLFQYTSGRWLWDEEQQLRERFSPFNVPELQRIAAQSVGADTCTAITKLAEGSFNKTFRLQMDNGSSVIARIPHPIAGPRHYTTASEVATMEFARTILGVPTPRVYAWNADVNNAVGSEYIIMEEAAGTKLDDIWDVISLEEKIEIMKDLVQLEKKMLQVPLNNYGSLYFANTNIRGATPVDICADVSPELKDKINRRFVIGPVAERHYWLKERAEMALDRGPWKQPQDYVLSLAHREEAWIQKYATPRPKDDPLVTSASQNSPNSHIDLLHKYLKVAPYLLPNAPAVVAPYIWHTDLHAGNIFVQKGKISSVIDWQGLWAAPLILQARHARLVDYNGEVILKAPANFKDLEPAEKTRIRGLMSSSILLYLYEKQIAQDIPLLDRVLRFDHGRIRCEPILFVGDTWDDEIIPLRESLIRVERSWNELGFDFPCPINFTEDDLRIHAEESDGWNDVQEFWDSVAHIVSRDGWTPHHLYDDAISLFTELRDIGLKAMVGKERDAFEKQTQWVKKH, from the exons ATGCCACACCGCGACACGGATCTCTTCCAATACACCAGTGGTCGTTGGCTATGGGACGAGGAGCAGCAACTTCGAGAAAGATTTTCGCCTTTCAATGTGCCTGAGCTGCAGAGAATTGCAGCGCAAAGTGTTGGAGCAGACACGTGTACTGCAATTACAAAATTGGCCGAAGGATCATTCAACAAGACTTTCAGACTTCAAATGGATAATGGATCATCTGTGATTGCAAGAATACCTCATCCTATTGCCGGGCCTAGACACTATACTACGGCGTCTGAGGTTGCAACGATGGAATTT GCCCGTACAATCCTCGGAGTACCAACACCTCGAGTATATGCTTGGAATGCCGATGTGAATAATGCTGTCGGTTCTGAGTATATCATAATGGAAGAAGCCGCCGGTACCAAACTGGACGACATATGGGACGTTATCTCTCTTgaagagaagatagagaTCATGAAGGATCTTGTCCAACTAGAGAAGAAAATGCTCCAGGTGCCACTGAATAA TTATGGAAGTTTATACTTTGCGAACACTAATATCAGGGGTGCTACGCCAGTTGACATATGTGCAGATGTATCCCCTGAGCTCAAGGACAAGATAAATCGCCGATTTGTCATTGGCCCAGTCGCAGAAAGACATTATTGGTTAAAAGAACGTGCAGAGATGGCTTTGGATCGTGGACCGT GGAAACAACCGCAGGATTACGTGCTCTCTCTGGCCCATCGAGAAGAGGCATGGATCCAGAAATATGCAACCCCAAGACCCAAAGACGACCCGCTAGTGACCTCAGCCTCGCAGAACTCTCCAAACAGCCATATTGATTTACTACACAAGTATCTTAAAGTGGCACCTTATCTTCTCCCAAACGCTCCTGCGGTAGTTGCACCATACATTTGGCATACAGATCTACATGCTGGAAACATCTTCgtccaaaagggaaaaatTTCCAGTGTTATAGACTGGCAGGGTCTGTGGGCAGCACCATTGATACTTCAAGCACGCCATGCACGACTAGTTGATTATAATGGGGAAGTTATTTTGAAAGCCCCGGCAAACTTTAAAGATCTTGAACCAGCAGAAAAGACTCGAATTAGAGGCCTTATGAGTAGCTCGATACTACTTTACCTCTACGAAAAGCAGATTGCTCAAGACATACCCCTCCTTGATAGAGTCCTTCGGTTTGACCACGGCAGGATACGGTGCGAGCCAATCTTATTTGTGGGTGACACGTGGGATGATGAAATCATACCCTTGCGAGAATCATTGATAAGGGTTGAGAG GAGCTGGAACGAGTTAGGATTTGATTTTCCATGCCCTATCAATTTTACAGAGGATGATCTTCGTATTCATGCAGAAGAAAGTGACGGGTGGAACGACGTTCAGGAATTTTGGGACTCTGTTGCGCATATAGTATCGAGAGATGGTTGGACACCACATCATCTATATGATGATGCCATTTCTCTTTTTACGGAGCTACGAGATATTGGCCTGAAAGCTATGGTAGGCAAGGAGAGAGACGCATTCGAAAAACAGACGCAGTGGGTCAAGAAGCATTAA
- a CDS encoding uncharacterized protein (COG:S;~EggNog:ENOG410PQVU), translating to MDAKTSASCDPTVIMTHLRELSSQAASIVRALKYGRVQLGHEEYKSLEAASMDLNKTVATVTEEVKSLGRRRKDAIVAEGQKLLSQAENVKSDMMRTNELKNRVIFIRNMQLFFNPPEGSKLDSPPVQKRKKLTRERCEMIRRLPPSAAIIWAAAFPPSAWDSNIMSKSLFDYVIEFLTPEKDEKELRYPASLYEILTALAAEQPLQNSTEFEAFLANLYNEVGSDHITPRAEQKSHVTGVNEAAQEVIEMAFLVPGSKMDRLLELHSLSANRHSIILTIPIEDRVATVVISIPRDDAIRFGHQFSLPVIFNSNPFSS from the exons ATGGACGCCAAGACCTCGGCATCATGCGATCCGACCGTGATCATGACTCACTTGCGGGAACTCAGCAGTCAAGCAGCCAGTATTGTTAGAGCTCTAAAGTATGGGAGGGTGCAACTTGGTCACGAAGAGTACAAGTCCTTGGAGGCTGCAAGCATGGACCTTAACAAGACTGTAGCGACTGTTACGGAGGAGGTCAAGTCACTGGGAAGACGGCGGAAGGATGCAATTGTCGCAGAAGGACAAAAACTTTTGTCTCAGGCAGAAAACGTTAAATCAGACATGATGAGGACAAATGAGTTGAAAAATCGCGTCATCTTTATACGGAACATGCAGTTATTCTTCAATCCTCCAGAAGGGTCAAAACTTGACTCGCCGCCTGTccaaaaaaggaagaagttaACTCGTGAACGTTGTGAAATGATTCGCAGGCTTCCTCCGAGTGCAGCAATTATCTGGGCAGCAGCCTTTCCTCCCAGTGCTTGGGATTCGAACATCATGTCTAAAAGCCTATTCGATTACGTTATCGAGTTTCTGACTCCTGAAAAAGATGAAAAAGAACTGCGATACCCTGCCAGTTTATACGAGATCTTAACGGCGCTGGCAGCTGAGCAGCCACTCCAGAATTCAACCGAATTTGAAGCGTTCTTGGCCA ATCTATATAATGAAGTAGGAAGCGACCACATAACCCCGCGTGCAGAGCAAAAATCTCACGTTACTGGTGTGAACG AAGCGGCACAAGAAGTCATTGAAATGGCATTCCTTGTTCCAGGTTCCAAAATGGACAGACTTCTAGAACTCCATTCGTTGTCCGCAAACCGTCATAGCATTATCCTTACGATTCCCATTGAAGACCGTGTTGCGACTGTTGTTATCTCTATACCGCGTGACGATGCTATCCGATTCGGCCACCAATTCTCTTTGCCAGTGATATTTAACTCAAATCCTTTTTCCTCGTAA
- a CDS encoding uncharacterized protein (COG:S;~EggNog:ENOG410Q5D5) gives MQSNYVPISQDVANDEARLIAEAVKNFGGDFESKVDIEESWTTYTVKLFESSSIQRLIVFRPPSSSRFFNCIRVRNPQGAVEWEVLRKSDTYMGLVPTDCQFEAMLVELKLFTRKKDLS, from the exons ATGCAATCAAATTATGTGCCAATATCGCAAGACGTCGCAAACGATGAAGCCAGGTTGATAGCGGAAGCTGTGAAAAAT TTCGGAGGTGATTTCGAGTCGAAGGTGGATATTGAAGAAAGCTGGACTACCTACACGGTCAAACTTTTCGAGAGTTCATCCATACAGCGGTTGATCGTATTTCGGCCTCCTTCGTCGTCCAGGTTCTTCAACTGTATAAGGGTTAGGAACCCACAAGGCGCTGTTGAATGGGAGGTACTTCGGAAAAGCGACACATACATGGGACTAGTACCTACCGACTGTCAGTTTGAAGCGATGCTGGTCGAACTGAAGTTGTTTACGAGGAAAAAGGATTTGAGTTAA
- a CDS encoding uncharacterized protein (COG:S;~EggNog:ENOG410Q1RM): MASLQRQLNTLKKVLEKTSINVICPLCLRGFSRADVLYAHFRQEGGEDTMHAGLAMKQADFGTFISCYERAMGASIPSSMLRDGHECFKTWFIVENYRRDAENGAVHPDASLGELFNFDALDDCESTCV; the protein is encoded by the exons ATGGCCAGCTTGCAAAGGCAGTTGAACACACTCAAAAAGGTTCTTGAGAAGACCTCCATAAATGTTATTTGCCCACTATGCCTTAGGGGCTTCTCCCGTGCTGACGTCTTATACGCCCATTTCCGccaagagggaggagaagatacCATGCATGCAGGTCTTGCTATGAAACAAGCCGACTTCGGAACGTTTATCTCCTGCTATGAAAGGGCTATGGGGGCTTCTATTCCTTCTTCTATGTTGCGCGATGGCCACGAATGTTTTAAGACCTGGTTCATAGTGGAAAATTATAGAAGAGATGCCGAAAACG GAGCGGTGCATCCTGACGCTTCGCTAGGAGAGTTATTCAACTTTGATGCGCTCGATGACTGTGAATCCACCTGTGTCTAG
- a CDS encoding uncharacterized protein (COG:S;~EggNog:ENOG410Q1RM;~InterPro:IPR013087), with the protein MPRKMSRLERSFNTQSRVLQQSKIKYLCPKCLQGFSRSDVLYQHFRQKADAIHKGLDSNKSNFALFLSSYQGCMGASIPAAKLPKAPDCFDVFFVIEHYGEETESPNISDYAQSYTSTPSMHPHSCNFSVPLYHDRQPRGYDHDSHRGTALSTMPVPEQHIRHLQILHDVQVEAKICALLPQMDNWLDGTLPLSDQPHHDFGVIVPSVDVDRPLIPVRDLLYKGFGTFALIRTSKDVFSPQNIPEAVYTVLRVDGPGLIGNQKVAIGESIWVSHQTTLSAGLILLIGVFPTVVVGQKV; encoded by the exons ATGCCCAGGAAAATGTCTAGACTCGAAAGGAGCTTCAATACCCAAAGTAGGGTTCTTCAGCAgtcaaaaataaaatatttatgcCCAAAGTGCCTCCAAGGTTTCTCCCGCTCCGACGTTTTATACCAGCATTTCCGACAGAAGGCAGATGCGATCCATAAAGGGCTTGATTCGAATAAAAGCAATTTCGCACTGTTCCTTTCAAGCTATCAGGGATGTATGGGAGCTTCGATCCCAGCTGCAAAGCTACCCAAAGCGCCAGATTGTTTTGATGTTTTTTTTGTGATTGAACACTATGgcgaagaaacagaaagccCAAACATATCAGATTATG CCCAGTCCTATACGTCTACACCTTCTATGCATCCCCACAGCTGCAACTTTTCTGTTCCGCTTTACCATGATCGCCAGCCGCGTGGCTATGATCATGATTCACATAGAGGTACTGCATTGAGTACTATGCCTG TGCCTGAGCAGCATATACGACACCTGCAAATACTTCACGATGTGCAAGTGGAGGCTAAGATCTGTGCACTTCTACCCCAAATGGATAATTGGTTAGATGGGACTTTGCCTCTTTCGGATCAGCCCCATCATGATTTTGGCGTTATTGTTCCGTctgtggatgttgataggCCATTGATCCCAGTCCGAGACCTGCTATACAAAGGG TTCGGAACATTCGCCCTCATACGCACATCCAAGGATGTTTTCTCGCCTCAAAACATCCCCGAGGCTGTCTATACGGTGCTCAGAGTAGACGGGCCGGGCCTAATCGGCAACCAGAAAGTGGCCATAGGCGAGTCAATCTGGGTTAGCCATCAGACAACCTTATCCGCTGGTCTGATCCTTCTGATTGGCGTTTTCCCAACGGTAGTAGTTGGACAGAAGGTCTAG
- a CDS encoding uncharacterized protein (COG:S;~EggNog:ENOG410PIBV), whose protein sequence is MPRDWRYESELAKFLETEQYLQTLDSSSIVSCQFNNKNLSGLADTITVLRHIQRQLVHTKKHYNQVNKLVDFLDKFLGDIGSLSPDQAFQRMHILRQWLFWLPPVMLRDGVDDNLGLAVLAQFFAVGLNLYCLFPELGCHDLGPLAVGPIKEIDRTVRARNMAKPHDPDVQLAMYLMGMPQSIATKYQDRLIADESAVGL, encoded by the coding sequence ATGCCGCGGGATTGGAGGTACGAGTCCGAGCTGGCAAAGTTCCTCGAGACTGAACAATACCTTCAAACCTTGGACTCGTCTTCTATCGTGAGCTGCCAGTTCAATAATAAGAATCTATCTGGTCTTGCCGATACAATTACAGTCCTGCGGCATATCCAGAGACAACTTGTGCATACTAAAAAGCACTACAATCAGGTGAACAAACTGGTGGATTTTCTGGATAAATTCCTTGGTGATATTGGTTCTCTTTCGCCAGATCAGGCTTTCCAGCGCATGCACATTCTGCGACAGTGGCTCTTTTGGCTTCCTCCAGTCATGCTGCGAGATGGCGTTGACGACAACCTCGGTCTAGCGGTTCTAGCACAATTTTTTGCTGTGGGACTCAACCTGTACTGCTTATTTCCAGAGCTAGGATGCCATGATCTTGGGCCATTGGCTGTGGGCCctattaaagaaattgacCGTACTGTCCGTGCGCGCAACATGGCGAAGCCTCACGACCCGGACGTACAACTGGCCATGTACCTCATGGGCATGCCCCAAAGTATCGCCACCAAGTATCAGGATCGCCTTATCGCCGACGAAAGTGCTGTGGGACTATAA
- a CDS encoding uncharacterized protein (COG:S;~EggNog:ENOG410PUUG;~InterPro:IPR011009), producing the protein MANSSPPDYKALFLRAEEEKRQAEERQQQAEERQRQAEQERDQEREQTRRTTFAELIRYCHNYTSLCLRVESPSRSTTGKVPAPKGKRCPLQLLPWTECTSIQQEIYHSVCTYLAPHGQPAAQIFPSRAVLKGFGEEFKKRAISSEQDLQSYERFGVENHVRDIITELCKIRAAREEFQLGDGIQFDNHANALDAIETDQSKTDNLANSRPDQYCIHRVEGDKSTTIMTVEYKPPHKLSVENLRAGLRPMRFWNEVVRPDSVPMKGPEKLRYNAAWLTGSAVVQEYHVMLQEGLEYSYLTNGIALVLLWVPYDNPGTLYYHLCEPNMEVNPDNEPSSLQQPLTAVARVLCLCLMSFRSQYRDQEWRNATKKLPEWKTSFDHTRSQIPELELQQNPPDSEYTASEYTSSEPTTSEYIPSSSPAPPPADARRIPTRSRASCASPNLTPRDDADSDADQAPGGRKRGYSQILSSPSSPSAQRSTRLAGSRYIQSSGQGQQHTAQFCTQKCLRSLQRGGQLDDNCPNVMLHRQGGNSSQHPINAKTLIRQLKQQLDKNIDRDCTPLGGCGASGVPFKVTCTAYGYTMVGKGTTPQRWEEVKREEVVYRILDQAQASAVPVFLGAIDLAKSYYVHGAGEIRHMLIMAWGGEPIPEIERDKRTREIARSEKKIRSLGVLHGDLRLANILWNAELGRALIIDFHYAELNHRPMKRRVKSCGKHLHRRKRLCIV; encoded by the coding sequence ATGGCTAACAGCAGCCCGCCAGATTACAAGGCGCTCTTTTTGagggcagaggaggaaaagagacagGCGGAGGAGCGCCAACAGCAAGCAGAGGAACGCCAACGGCAAGCAGAGCAGGAAAGGGACCAGGAAAGAGAGCAAACACGACGAACCACCTTTGCAGAGCTAATTCGATACTGCCACAACTATACTTCTCTATGCCTGAGAGTCGAAAGTCCGTCTCGCTCTACGACAGGAAAGGTTCCGGCGCCTAAGGGGAAGCGCTGTCCGCTGCAGCTTCTGCCTTGGACTGAGTGCACATCCATACAGCAAGAGATCTATCACTCCGTCTGCACATATTTAGCACCGCATGGACAGCCTGCTGCACAAATATTCCCGTCACGTGCTGTCCTGAAGGGGTTTGGggaagagttcaagaagaGAGCTATAAGCAGTGAGCAGGATCTGCAAAGCTATGAGAGATTCGGGGTGGAGAACCATGTTCGTGATATAATCACGGAACTCTGCAAGATACGTGCTGCTCGAGAGGAATTTCAGTTAGGCGATGGAATTCAGTTCGATAATCACGCAAATGCCCTTGATGCGATCGAAACAGACCAGTCTAAAACAGATAACTTGGCGAATTCCCGACCGGACCAATATTGCATCCACCGTGTCGAAGGTGATAAAAGTACAACTATTATGACTGTTGAGTACAAGCCGCCCCATAAGCTATCTGTAGAAAATCTTCGAGCGGGTTTGCGACCAATGCGGTTCTGGAATGAGGTGGTCAGACCGGACTCTGTTCCCATGAAGGGCCCTGAGAAACTGAGATACAATGCGGCATGGCTAACCGGCTCAGCTGTGGTCCAGGAGTATCATGTCATGCTCCAGGAAGGACTGGAGTATTCATATCTAACTAACGGGATTGCATTAGTTTTGCTGTGGGTTCCCTATGACAATCCAGGCACCTTATACTACCATCTCTGTGAACCCAACATGGAAGTTAATCCGGATAATGAACCGAGTTCTCTACAACAGCCGCTAACAGCTGTTGCTCGGGTATTGTGCTTATGTCTCATGAGTTTCCGCTCACAATATCGTGACCAGGAGTGGCGGAATGCCACAAAGAAGCTGCCAGAATGGAAGACAAGTTTCGATCATACACGTTCCCAGATCCCGGAATTGGAATTGCAACAAAACCCGCCCGATTCGGAATACACAGCATCGGAGTATACGAGCTCCGAACCTACTACATCAGAATATATaccgtcttcgtctcctgCTCCACCCCCTGCCGACGCCCGCCGAATACCCACCCGGTCTCGAGCTAGCTGCGCGTCGCCGAACTTGACACCACGAGATGATGCTGATTCTGACGCAGATCAAGCTCCAGGAGGAAGGAAACGTGGTTACAGCCAGATTCTATCATctccttcgtctccatctgCTCAACGATCAACACGTCTGGCGGGATCTCGATATATCCAAAGCAGTGGACAAGGTCAGCAGCACACCGCACAGTTTTGCACCCAGAAATGTCTACGTAGCCTGCAACGTGGTGGTCAGCTGGATGACAATTGCCCAAACGTCATGCTCCACCGACAGGGAGGGAACAGCAGCCAACACCCCATCAATGCCAAAACGCTGATCAGGCAACTCAAGCAGCAACTAGACAAAAATATCGACCGAGACTGCACACCTCTGGGGGGTTGTGGCGCATCGGGAGTCCCGTTTAAAGTCACTTGTACGGCATATGGATATACTATGGTCGGTAAAGGAACAACTCCCCAACGGTGGGAGGAGGTCAAACGTGAGGAAGTTGTATACCGGATACTCGACCAAGCACAGgcttctgctgttcctgttttTCTGGGGGCAATTGATTTGGCCAAATCCTACTACGTTCATGGAGCTGGCGAGATTCGCCACATGCTCATCATGGCCTGGGGGGGTGAACCTATACCTGAGATTGAGCGTGATAAGAGGACACGTGAGATTGCGAGGtctgagaagaagatccgtTCCCTGGGAGTCTTGCACGG